From one Rhopalosiphum padi isolate XX-2018 chromosome 2, ASM2088224v1, whole genome shotgun sequence genomic stretch:
- the LOC132921506 gene encoding dmX-like protein 2 isoform X4 yields MNCHQILSGACNAGDRCFAVGSVEGVPFTAYAAGCNIVILASTFERVQIIPGAIHNYIRISCLDCSTDTGKIAAAYDNQICVFEPTPLVCKNSPHQLDYKWVETASWRTACRISCLSWNLEGTRLLTGGTVLQLWHQQLPDEPLEENTGMTSDGVTFEIGEEAIPMSTTTSCNCEVRGWECVWQKETATPVVHIAFSPDGTLFATAGKDDRLVKIWFENKQLLFPSKSVDQNYSMSAISNFGEPNYGFVYIAHPRAVTQLSWRKTSKYMPKGSVSNMLVTSCRDNICRLWSETVLPDDGLVNMSHFDPLAAHNPRFRTHRHKHRLLQRLKHMKACFHIRRHAKHQGDLGTGMAGSTSSTIPTLPSTFSVHDFHSYGFHGTGIIPGLHFHLAASINAETDIPLVPSLSSTDPEREPNFVLHWLNNKEMHFSLQAEAILNELTKKVVEKDDMLINEQFIISEHHDVEYSDSRRKQNKLGKSTSQDESVSDEHSCPSTHPTLSNTTSVNSFTTDTNHITTDSLDNKIECLLRDWHHSPDLLFAVHPIDGSYLIWVVDWLDEYHPGSFRQAQVSFSTRIPNAFPLGDATTMSHNVCLYHTSGSSLQLAFRDVVKTAAAAPSRSPSDVHGINGDYGDSSLPRVLEEDGDSLAGDIDLHHQNESVEPSSLTENGKPNRANSTMGEDSGTFNDIISAPPCPTLSMVTKHTNGTLNLWQLTFADKSKFSQVLSIGHASRASGHRFRVNDVTCHPVLPLLLTTSHHNLPDQETPASPLSPNPPPIAQPPSGFCSELILWRVDAVGPLSKSGGVSELARINSLQISAFSNVAWIPTLLPSTTLGTLSNSPSACFVASDGECLRVYQAVIDARTLLAEVSSSEHRSRMAADSMVSLSTDVSSENDLKHNSLHDRIKIVSQQSTARPGCIIQLDAISDATHDWQNTQFLHVFQEQLMTGERASGRGLVDAISGLDSEEPDDDFEEPFYLVVLERTVQGTTVHMWRLIIASQPENNPLSESMMYVPDSQLVQDDDDMDNSGKLGATNLGGEETTQPTLSAFAPHVSISTIKICTQELNLPDGVDVIHASPAGGHLSSASIYPACFAPYVFVTACSDSTLRFWKCKITKTADEVSYQWVEWEMIRKDRKSMIEISGQPLNISAAYSGRIACAYKYGKSFTRPSKKDPESRYVNLCVAIYECESTGGSEWLLEDTIHMKNIHLPKLHIDPSVDLTYLHDQTILSSKKHKLQSTVLKALSSEDLDGTTGRCNGRNGENETNLVKSSHGLLAVPSFSTLQSLRKSIIENGNTCPLTQKHIVQLDWVSKEDGSHILTVAVGSKIMLFTPVSSDLAQANMKAMKESQSVNRPILRKASSLVSPNFVDEIRWMKLRKIDLTTADGLPPLPMQISWVRDGILVVGMDSEMHVYSQWKPNTYMIQKNALLCCKLIHQESDELQDTRNLRDEDLRTLAHETSQRRLANVSSMPHLSRVSSINLNMLTAETKKKKLGIQNGDSSNNIQDSYMPDYGLFEASRIACPVLPQYHPKQLMELLNSGKIRWVKAILAHLVRCISTTCSVRQGAVVCSYSEEDNLTRQRGWSRSRTLSVSYAGAATSPMEPRGSTTAIPEELMLDYAEITSIPPLPLWTLLAADKENASTALKLAEDEKDYNELFNGNISTSEDNLDDILNDESEPESPRRCERQSNATEKQQCLLSHFGPKQGQLLSRLLTHTHLPGLSSLDQMHLLALADTVSTCNTDFADRFVDKTQFAKDSSAPHEGEVCSDSLDDCGLRFLLAMKHYNYLLRCLGVAQRTQFQKRGMCSADIAWAFHSESEEELLQLTPSYVRGTPRWSALKELGVGWWLRNQTLLRTCIEKIAKAAYQTNQDPLDAAIFYLAMKKKSLVWGLFRSKRDERMTQFFSNNFAEDRWRKAALKNAFALLGKQRFEHAAAFFLLAGALRDAIEVCLNKLDDLQLAMVIARLYEGEIDSTPPSLKRLLYEEILGCDQNGENQKLSMANPDPFLRSMALWILKDSTGSLNTLVQMNVGTMHPQYNDEEKQETSAANPNVFNFYVYLRTHPLLIRHYLASTYQDKKNHTVVLAGFSYGSDARCRETSDRQLMLEDSISPLERQLYFKTAHAHFKAGCPALALEVLSKLPSKIMDPSTEQSNSLVSTPTRSRDIRIDTGILMHYDVEQKPAEAVNLDVVVNHTVSAEQIDWSTPVVKPKDELVLDWSDNEEDDDDDDEITVEEPKKIVKQESMESEKSKSDSKACNLDVMAQQLKFVACLKILMEELSTLATGYEVDGGELRYHLYLWLEREVDALRHLCNYSSKDSMIIQYEGGLETSILDNREFTSTPTLKNSVDKPTLHDILLAEKIDFEAKVQRAARRKKWLKENETLLRTLLSYCSLHGAGGGGLASVRMELVLLLQELQQEKTQQQLLSPLPFPTTLPLLSASVACNKTVIADPVRYLQAQAHDMLQTVIDIRCPPLLTRMDLSYLFVLRDLSVALSACFYQSLCDSDTIAESYQSGADNPTYCSHLIAAKNRKRRYSIDEPIKVTTPPSKWPGVSSLRALLAHDKDEDAPKLNTLLCEAFVATYMGLLVYAFATCDCHILYRLVGQTFSENTWSTLFGGGVKKLLKVAPTAPKSRPNSLERENSASSDIGVWTAVTSLTKQKVRLNMKLLGQFVGSPGTPTIKEDKPTYREHFVPPEMSMISYFLNKPNLATEVQDVDYDSADSAVSDLSEDEDEECDIFDNTQDNKSKTGKTENTEHSNPYSYAWMVMRLAIMQLVQEQLHAFLTVAAIDLQELPVSSPLIHGTLRAVSQWQEILKEELESKGPPPVDYIPGCFVEQATTGPPINKYRTLLDKSNTPFHPRHGSAAPARRLWNFLVRQEFVQDLFIRSIFSRQPRAAGSSTLPTMNQEVKSCSGSETPNPHLPDPVRIIHKEQDSISAFCLNLANSSLLALATPREIQEMDISLLLESPSWLEDECEFDLVNLSRDHEHQPSSFLVIQTSIDRPLQTSPGTIIVNPLPTSPSVTGLAGQTGRGASVVMKHRVDNIRRICPHPLLPVYLTGSQDGSVHIWEWGHPQTVAEPRAAGTFAKVTRVRFSQHGNKFGVADGDGNLSLFNVGLTSSNYRPFYTFQCHNKVTSDFVFLGSCSLIATTGHSSENRNVALWDTLLPHKKSLVTAFVCHEQGSTCIGFAPQHQVIVTGGRKGDICIFDVRGGSGSIKHRYLGHDSCLKCMTIDPHEQFYCTGAADGDIKIWNLSTHQLMYTFPAEHARSSFFKHIGQGVTQLQVDSSARLFSCGADGSMKVRQLPDRYH; encoded by the exons ATGAACTGCCATCAAATACTGAGCGGCGCCTGTAACGCTGGCGACCGGTGTTTCGCCGTCGGTAGCGTGGAAGGCGTACCGTTCACC GCTTATGCGGCTGGATGCAACATTGTGATACTGGCCAGCACATTCGAACGGGTGCAAATCATCCCCGGTGCGATACACAACTACATCCGCATTAGTTGTTTGGACTGTTCAACGGACACGGGCAAGATAGCGGCTGCCTACGACAATCAGATATGTGTCTTTGAGCCAACTCCGCTAGTTTGCAAAAATTCACCCCAT caatTGGATTATAAATGGGTGGAGACTGCTAGCTGGCGAACTGCGTGTCGTATTAGCTGTTTGTCATGGAATTTGGAAGGTACTAGGTTGCTTACAGGGGGCACTGTTTTACAACTATGGCATCAACAATTGCCAGATGAGCCCTTAGAAGAAAATactg GAATGACAAGTGATGGAGTAACATTTGAGATTGGTGAAGAAGCAATACCAATGTCAACAACAACATCCTGTAACTGTGAAGTTCGTGGTTGGGAATGTGTTTGGCAAAAAGAAACTGCAACTCCTGTAGTACACATTGCATTTTCACCTGATGGAACATTATTTGCTACTGCTGGAAAAGATGACAGACTAGTCAAAATTTGGTTTGAAAATAAACAAT tacttTTTCCATCCAAAAGCGTTGATCAGAATTACTCGATGAGTGCTATTTCTAATTTTGGTGAACCAAATTATGGTTTTGTGTACATAGCTCATCCTCGAGCTGTAACACAACTATCATGGAGAAAAACTAGCAAATACATGCCAAA gggATCTGTTTCAAATATGCTAGTAACATCATGTCGAGATAACATATGTCGATTATGGTCAGAAACTGTTTTACCAGATGATGGTTTAGTAAATATGAGCCATTTTGATCCATTAGCTGCTCATAATCCACGATTTCGAACACATAGACATAAGCACAGACTTCTTCAACGACTCAAACATatgaa aGCTTGTTTTCATATACGAAGGCATGCTAAACATCAAGGAGATCTTGGAACTGGTATGGCTGGAAGTACAAGTTCTACAATACCAACATTACCATCTACATTCAGCGTTCACGATTTTCATAGCTACGGGTTTCATGGTACTGGTATTATTCCTGGACTTCATTTTCATTTAGCTGCAAGCATTAATGCTGAAACtg ACATTCCACTAGTGCCTAGTTTATCAAGCACTGACCCTGAAAGAGAACCAAATTTTGTTCTTCATTGGCTCAATAATAAAGAAATGCATTTTTCACTCCAGGCAGAAGCaatactaaat GAACTAACCAAAAAAGTAGTTGAAAAAGATGATATGCTTATAAacgaacaatttataatatcagaACATCACGATGTCGAGTATAGTGATTCTAGACGAAAACAAAATAAGCTTGGTAAAAGTACATCACAAGATGAAAGTGTTAGTGATGAACACAGTTGTCCATCAACTCATCCTACACTGAG caataCAACATCTGTAAATTCATTTACTACTGATACGAATCATATAACCACTGATTCTcttgataataaaattgaatgtcTACTTCGTGATTGGCACCATAGTCCTGATTTATTATTTGCTGTCCATCCTATTGATGGAAGTTATTTAATTTGGGTAGTTGATTGGTTGGATGAATACCATCCTGGTTCATTTAGACAAGCCCAAGTTTCTTTTTCAACTAGAATACCTAATGCATTCCCTCTTGGAGATGCTACTACAATGTCacataatgtatgtttatatcaTACATCTGGATCAAGTTTACAGCTGGCATTTAGAGATGTAGTTAAAACTGCTGCTGCAGCACCAAGCAGATCACCCAGTGATGTTCATg gTATAAATGGAGATTATGGCGATTCAAGTCTTCCTAGAGTATTGGAGGAAGATGGTGACTCTTTAGCTGGTGACATTGATTTACATCATCAGAACGAATCAGTTGAACCATCATCATTGACGGAAAATGGAAAACCTAATCGAGCCAATTCAACTATGGGTGAAGATTCCGGAACATTTAACGATATAATATCTGCTCCGCCATGTCCAACTCTGTCAATGGTCACTAAACATACTAATGGAACCCTAAATTTATGGCAATTAACCTTTGCTGATAAATCTAAGTTCTCTCAAGTCCTAAGTATTGGCCATGCATCTCGAGCTTCTGGTCATCGTTTCCGTGTAAACGATGTGACTTGTCATCCTGTActaccattattattaactacttCCCATCACAATCTGCCTGATCAAGAAACTCCAGCTTCTCCTTTATCACCTAATCCACCTCCTATTGCTCAACCGCCATCA GGATTTTGTAGTGAACTTATATTATGGAGAGTTGATGCAGTTGGACCACTTTCTAAATCTGGTGGTGTTTCTGAACTTGCTCGTATAAATTCACTTCAAATATCAGCATTTTCGAATGTTGCTTGGATTCCAACTTTACTACCAAG tactacATTGGGCACATTATCAAATTCTCCAAGTGCTTGTTTTGTAGCATCGGATGGAGAATGTTTACGTGTTTATCAAGCTGTTATAGATGCTAGAACATTATTGGCTGAAGTATCCAGTTCAGAACACCGGAGTCGAATGGCTGCA gaCTCAATGGTGAGTTTATCAACCGATGTTTCTTCTGAAAATGATTTGAAACACAATTCATTACACGATcgtataaaaattgtttctcAACAATCTACTGCTAGACCAGGATGTATTATTCAATTGGACGCTATATCTGATGCAAcacat gaTTGGCAAAATACTCAATTTTTACATGTGTTTCAAGAACAGTTAATGACTGGAGAAAGAGCATCTGGTAGAGGCTTAGTAGATGCTATTTCAGGTCTAGATAGCGAAGAACCTGATGATGATTTTGAAGAACCATTTTATTTAGTAGTGCTTGAACGAACTGTTCAAGGTACAACTGTACATATGTGGCGTTTAATAATAGCCTCTCAACCTGAAAATAATC ctTTAAGTGAAAGTATGATGTATGTGCCTGATAGTCAACTGGTACAAGATGATGATGATATGGATAATTCAGGAAAATTAGGTGCCACAAATTTGGGTGGGGAAGAAACAACTCAACCAACATTGTCAGCTTTTGCCCCTCATGTTTCAATATCAACTATAAag ATTTGTACACAAGAATTAAATTTACCTGATGGTGTTGATGTAATTCATGCATCTCCAGCTGGAGGACATTTAAGTTCAGCTTCTATTTACCCAGCTTGTTTTGCGCCATATGTATTTGTAACTGCATGTTCAGATAGCACACTACGGTTTTGGAaatgtaaaattacaaaaacagcCGATGAAGTTAGTTACCAATGGGTTGAATGGGAAATGATAAGAAAAGATCGCAAATCCATGATagaaatatcag gtcaACCATTAAACATAAGTGCAGCATATAGTGGCCGTATTGCTTGTGCCTATAAATATGGAAAGTCATTTACTCGACCATCAAAAAAAGACCCAGAATCAAGATATGTGAATCTATGTGTGGCTATTTATGAGTGTGAAAGTACTGGTGGTTCAGAATGGTTACTAGAGGACACAATACACATGAAAAATATTCACTTGCCCAAACTTCATATTGATCCTAGTGTTGATTTGACATATTTACACGATCAAACAATACTTTCATCTAAAAAGCATAAGTTACAGTCTACTGTTTTAAAAGCGTTATCATCAGAAGACTTAGATGGAACCACTGGAAGATGTAATGGTAGAAATGGAGAAAATGAAACTAATTTAGTCAAAAGTAGTCATG GTTTATTGGCTGTTCCTAGTTTTAGTACCCTTCAGTCATTAAGAAAATCTATTATTGAAAATGGAAATACTTGTCCGTTAACACAAAAACATATTGTCCAATTAGATTGGGTTTCCAAGGAAGATGGGTCTCATATACTAACTGTTGCTGTTGGTAGCAag aTAATGTTATTTACACCAGTATCTAGTGATTTAGCTCAAGCTAATATGAAAGCAATGAAAGAGTCCCAATCAGTAAACCGTCCAATATTACGAAAAGCTTCATCACTAGTTTCTCCCAATTTTGTTGATGAAataag atggATGAAGCTTAGAAAAATTGATCTTACTACAGCAGATGGTTTGCCTCCACTTCCAATGCAAATTTCTTGGGTTCGTGATGGTATATTAGTTGTAGGCATGGACAGTGAAATGCATGTGTATTCACAATGGAAACCAAATACAT ATATGATTCAAAAGAATGCTTTGTTGTGTTGCAAATTAATACATCAAGAATCTGATGAGCTCCAAGACACTAGAAATCTAAGAGATGAAGATCTTAGAACATTGGCACAC gAAACCTCCCAAAGAAGACTGGCTAATGTAAGTTCAATGCCTCATTTGTCTCGTGTCAGCTCAATCAATTTGAATATGTTAACtgctgaaacaaaaaaaaagaaattgggTATCCAGAATGGTGACTcttcaaataatattcaagattCGTATATGCCAGATTATGGACTGTTTGAAGCAAGTCGTATTGCATGTCCAGTTCTTCCCCAATATCATCCTAAACAATTAATGGAACTATTAAATTCTGGAAAAATCAGATGGGTGAAAGCAATTCTTGCTCATCTTGTCAG ATGTATTTCAACAACATGTAGTGTAAGACAAGGTGCTGTTGTATGTTCATATTCAGAAGAAGATAATTTAACTCGCCAAAGAGGTTGGTCAAGAtcaagaacattatctgtgagCTATGCTGGAGCTG CTACAAGTCCAATGGAACCTAGAGGATCCACTACAGCCATTCCAGAAGAACTAATGTTGGACTATGCAGAAATTACTTCTATTCCTCCCTTACCTTTATGGACACTTTTGGCCGCCGATAAAGAAAATGCTAGTACTGCTCTTAAGTTAGCTGAAGACGAAAaagattataatgaattatttaatggaaatatttcaACATCAGAAGACAATCTAGATGACATATTGAATGATGAATCAGAACCAGAAAGCCCTCGTAGATGTGAGCGCCAATCTAATGCAACAGAAAAACAGCAATGTTTACTTTCTCATTTTGGGCCAAAACAAGGTCAACTTTTGTCTCGTCTGTTAACTCATACTCATTTGCCTGGTTTATCAAGCTTAGATCAAATGCATTTATTAGCTCTTGCCGATACTGTATCTACATGTAATACTGATTTTGCTGATAGATTTGTTGACAAAACTCAGTTTGCTAAAGACAGTTCGGCTCCTCATGAAGGTGAAGTGTGTTCAG atTCATTGGATGATTGTGGTCTTAGATTTTTGTTGGCCATGAagcattacaattatttactaagATGTTTAGGTGTAGCTCAGCGTACACAATTTCAAAAAAGAGGTATGTGTTCAGCAGATATTGCATGGGCATTCCATTCTGAAAGTGAAGaagaattattacaattaacacCTTCTTATGTACGAGGTACTCCACGTTGGTCAGCATTAAAAGAATTAGGTGTTGGGTGGTGGCTTAGAAATCAAACATTATTAAGAACATGTATTGAAAAA ATTGCAAAAGCAGCATATCAGACAAATCAAGATCCTTTAGATGCTGCTATATTTTATCTAGCAATGAAAAAGAAGTCCTTAGTTTGGGGATTATTTAGGTCCAAAAGAGATGAGCGAATGACTCAATTCTTTTCCAATAATTTTGCTGAAGACCGTTGGCGAAAGGCAGCACTTAAAAATGCATTTGCATTACTTGGAAAACAACGATTTGAACACGCTGCTGCATTTTTCCTTTTAGCTGGTGCTCTTAGGGATGCAATTGag GTGTGCCTAAATAAACTAGATGACTTACAATTAGCTATGGTGATTGCTCGATTATACGAGGGTGAAATTGATTCTACTCCACCCAGTCTTAAACGGCTTTTGTAtgag GAAATACTTGGTTGTGACCAAAATggtgaaaatcaaaaattatctaTGGCTAATCCAGACCCATTCTTACGTTCTATGGCTCTTTGGATACTTAAAGATTCGACTGGAAGTCTTAATACTTTAGTCCAAATGAATGTAGGTACAATGCATCCACAATACAATGATGAGGAAAAACAAGAAACTTCAGCTg caAATCCAAATGTGTTCAATTTCTACGTTTATCTTCGTACACATCCATTATTGATAAGACACTATTTGGCATCCACTtatcaagataaaaaaaatcatactgtAGTATTAGCTGGTTTTAGCTATGGTTCTGATGCCAGGTGTAGGGAAACTTCGGATCGACAA ttaatgttAGAAGATTCCATTTCACCATTAGAAAGACAACTATATTTCAAAACTGCACATGCTCATTTTAAAGCAGGATGTCCTGCACTTGCTCTTGAAGTTTTATCAAAATTACCTAGTAAAATAATGGATCCTTCTACAGAACAATCTAATA GTTTGGTCAGCACACCTACCCGTAGTCGTGACATTCGCATAGATACTGGTATCTTAATGCATTATGACGTAGAGCAAAAACCTGCTGAAGCCGTCAATCTTGATGTTGTTGTAAATCATACTGTGAGTGCTGAGCAAATAGATTGGTCTACACCGGTAGTAAAACCTAAAGACGAGCTTGTACTGGACTGGAGCGATAATGAAgaagatgacgacgacgacgatgaaatAACAGTGGAGGAACCAAAGAAAATTGTCAAACAAGAATCCATGGAAAGTGAAAAATCAAAATCTGATTCAAAAGCATGCAATCTCGATGTAATGGCACAGCAGTTAAAATTTGTTGCTTGCCTAAAAATACTTATGGAAGAACTATCCACTTTGGCTACTGGATATGAAGTAGATGGTGGAGAGCTACGGTATCATCTTTACTTGTGGCTCGAGAGAGAAGTTGACGCTTTAAGACACTTATGCAATTATAGTTCCAAAGATTCAATGATTATTCAat atgagGGAGGCCTTGAAACATCAATCTTGGATAATCGGGAGTTTACGTCAACACCTACACTAAAGAATTCTGTTGACAAACCAACCTTGCATGATATTTTACTTGCTgagaaaattgattttgaagCAAAGGTTCAAAGAGCAGCTAGAAGAAAAAAATGGCTCAAAG AAAATGAAACCCTTTTGAGAACATTACTAAGCTATTGTAGTTTGCACGGAGCTGGAGGTGGTGGTTTGGCATCAGTTCGGATGGAACTAGTTCTTTTATTACAAGAATTACAACAAGAAAAAACTCAACAACAGTTACTCTCTCCTCTGCCATTCCCCACTACTTTGCCATTATTGTCAGCAAGTGTTGCATGTAACAAGACTGTGATAGCTGATCCGGTTCGATACCTACAg gCTCAAGCACACGATATGTTACAAACGGTCATTGATATTCGATGCCCTCCTTTACTGACTCGAATGGATCTTAGTTATTTGTTTGTTCTGAGAGATCTATCAGTGGCTTTGTCAGCTTGCTTTTATCAATCCCTCTGTGATAGTGATACAATTGCTGAAAGTTATCAATCAGGCGCTGACAATCCAACGTATTGTAGCCATCTTATTGCAGCTAAAAATAGAAAACGTCGTTATAGTATAGATGAGCCTATCAAAGTGACCACTCCGCCTTCAAAATGGCCTGGGGTTTCAAGCCTACGGGCATTATTAGCACATGATAAAGATGAAGACGCGCCAAAGCTAAACACTTTGTTGTGTGAAGCTTTTGTCGCTACTTATATGGGTTTATTAGTGTATGCATTTGCCACATGTGATTGTCACATATTATACCGATTAGTAGGACAGACATTTTCTGAAAATACATGGAGCACGCTTTTTGGAGGTGGtgttaaaaaacttttaaaagttgCACCTACAGCTCCCAAAAGTAGa ccTAATAGCTTAGAACGAGAAAATAGTGCAAGCAGTGATATTGGTGTATGGACCGCAGTTACAAGCTTAACTAAACAAAAAGTACGATTAAATATGAAACTTCTTGGTCAATTTGTTGGTTCTCCTGGTACGCCTACTATCAAAGAAGATAAACCAACTTACAGAGAACATTTTGTACCTCCTGAAATGTCTATgatatcatattttttgaacaaa cctAATTTGGCAACCGAAGTACAAGATGTGGATTATGATTCGGCAGACAGTGCTGTTTCTGATTTGTCAGAAGATGAAGATGAAGAATGTGACATTTTTGACAATACACAAGACAACAAGAGTAAAACTGGTAAAACTGAAAACACTGAACACTCAAATCCATACAGTTATGCTTGGATGGTAATGCGATTAGCCATAATGCAGTTAGTCCAGGAGCAACTGCATGCATTCCTCACAGTTGCAGCCATTGATCTCcaag AATTGCCAGTGAGTAGTCCATTGATACACGGCACTCTCAGAGCAGTAAGCCAATGGCAAGAGATACTAAAGGAAGAATTAGAATCCAAAGGACCTCCACCTGTTGATTACATACCTGGTTGTTTTGTAGAACAAGCTACCACAGGCCcaccaattaataaatatagaacgCTTTTGGATAAATCAAATACTCCATTCCA tcCTCGTCATGGGTCAGCAGCTCCAGCTAGACGATTATGGAACTTTTTAGTTCGCCAAGAATTTGTTCAAGATCTTTTCATTCGAAGTATATTCAGTCGTCAACCACGTGCAGCTGGAAGTTCTACTCTACCAACTATGAATCAAGAAGTTAAATCGTGTTCTGGAAGTGAAACACCCAATCCACATTTGCCCGATCCAGTGAGAATTATCCATAAAGAACAAGATTCCATATCAGCTTTTTGCCTTAATTTG GCAAACAGTAGTCTCCTTGCACTGGCGACTCCTCGAGAAATACAGGAGATggatatatcattattacttgAATCACCTTCTTGGCTAGAAGATGAATGTGAATTTGACCTTGTTAATCTCTCTAg AGATCATGAACATCAACCATCTAGTTTCCTGGTAATTCAAACGTCTATTGATCGTCCTCTTCAAACATCTCCTGgtactattattgttaatccACTACCCACAAGTCCTAGTGTAACTGGATTAGCAGGCCAGACTGGACGAGGAGCGTCTGTG